From Pedobacter indicus, a single genomic window includes:
- the lepB gene encoding signal peptidase I, translating to MSYVICIILLVLVHFGLWKMFVKAGRPGWESLIPFYREYIIAQLTGRPAWWLILLLIPIVNIFIAITIYVDFVKSFGKRSFLEHAGTILLPFVVFPLWGTDTKTTYWGKSNTAEFKEKYPYKKTVTREWADAIIFAVVAATLIRGFLIEAYMIPTGSMEKSLLVGDFIFVSKVNYGPRVPMTPVAFPFSHHTLPTGGKAYWEGIKLDYKRLPGFEKIERNDVVVFNYPPDGLPPLSRPVDKRENYIKRCIAIPGDSLRIIDSKVYVNGQAEVNPPESQTSYYVKTNGTDLNPQTLFDMRIEGLRQSETEYVFTMTDKQAETISSWANVEAVKPNIAPLNAFDGQVFPHNPDFPWNVDNFGPIVVPEKGWTVALDSTTVPLYEQIITDYEGNTFEQRADGYYINSEKADSYTFQMDYYWMMGDNRHSSADSRLWGFVPEDHIVGKALFVWLSLDEVGSFFDKVRWNRIFMKIE from the coding sequence ATGAGTTATGTAATTTGTATCATCCTCCTTGTTTTGGTTCATTTCGGACTATGGAAGATGTTCGTTAAAGCGGGTAGACCTGGATGGGAATCACTTATCCCCTTTTACCGTGAATATATCATTGCGCAACTAACTGGTCGGCCTGCATGGTGGCTCATCCTGTTGCTGATACCGATTGTAAATATTTTTATCGCTATTACGATTTATGTGGATTTTGTGAAAAGTTTTGGCAAACGTTCTTTCTTAGAACATGCCGGGACAATTTTGTTACCTTTCGTAGTATTTCCATTATGGGGAACAGACACAAAAACAACATATTGGGGCAAATCAAACACTGCCGAGTTTAAAGAGAAATACCCTTACAAAAAGACAGTAACTAGAGAATGGGCAGATGCGATTATTTTCGCTGTGGTTGCTGCTACGCTGATTCGTGGCTTTTTGATAGAAGCATACATGATTCCGACTGGCTCCATGGAGAAAAGTCTTTTGGTCGGTGATTTTATTTTTGTTAGCAAGGTCAATTACGGTCCTCGTGTCCCAATGACGCCTGTAGCATTTCCTTTTTCACATCATACGTTACCTACTGGCGGAAAGGCTTATTGGGAGGGTATCAAATTGGATTATAAACGCCTTCCGGGATTTGAAAAAATTGAAAGAAACGATGTGGTGGTTTTTAACTACCCGCCAGATGGACTGCCTCCATTGAGTCGTCCGGTAGATAAACGTGAAAACTATATCAAACGGTGCATTGCTATCCCGGGCGATTCACTTCGGATCATTGACTCTAAAGTATATGTGAATGGGCAAGCAGAAGTGAACCCACCAGAGAGTCAAACGAGTTATTATGTAAAAACGAATGGAACTGATTTGAACCCGCAAACATTATTTGATATGCGGATTGAAGGCTTACGCCAATCGGAAACCGAATATGTTTTTACTATGACGGACAAGCAGGCTGAAACCATCTCTTCTTGGGCTAATGTGGAAGCCGTAAAGCCTAATATCGCTCCGTTGAACGCGTTTGATGGACAGGTTTTTCCTCATAATCCCGATTTTCCGTGGAATGTGGATAATTTTGGACCCATTGTGGTACCAGAAAAGGGATGGACCGTTGCACTGGACAGTACTACCGTCCCCTTATACGAGCAAATTATTACAGATTATGAAGGTAACACCTTTGAGCAACGTGCGGATGGCTACTATATTAACTCAGAGAAGGCCGACAGCTATACGTTCCAAATGGATTACTACTGGATGATGGGTGATAATAGACATAGCTCTGCGGACTCCCGCTTATGGGGCTTTGTTCCCGAGGACCACATTGTAGGTAAAGCTCTATTTGTTTGGCTGAGCTTAGATGAGGTGGGAAGCTTCTTTGATAAAGTTCGCTGGAATCGGATTTTTATGAAAATCGAATAG
- the metF gene encoding methylenetetrahydrofolate reductase [NAD(P)H], whose protein sequence is MKITEHIRNAKGKTLFSFELLPPVKGQSIQNIYNTIDPLMEFNPPFIDVTYHREDYIYKEQPGGLLQKVAYRKRPGTVAICAAIMNKYKVDAVPHLICGGFTKEETENALIDLQFLGIDNVLVLRGDPRQTEKTFYPTPGGHEYASDLLQHVVDMNHGKYLHENIDVATDQNTFCIGVAGYPEKHFESPNMETDFRYLKKKIDLGADFIVTQMFFDNEKYRCFVEKCREYEINVPIIPGLKPITSSKQLISLPKTFHLDFPLELSEAVRACKSEKEVKELGIEWLINQSKELIKMGAPVLHFYTMGNPEPTKRVAEAVF, encoded by the coding sequence ATGAAAATAACTGAACATATTCGAAACGCAAAAGGGAAAACATTATTTTCGTTTGAACTGCTCCCTCCGGTTAAAGGGCAGAGCATCCAAAACATCTACAATACCATTGACCCTTTGATGGAGTTCAACCCACCATTTATTGATGTTACCTATCATCGAGAAGACTATATATACAAGGAGCAACCGGGCGGATTACTGCAAAAGGTGGCCTATAGAAAGCGCCCTGGAACAGTGGCCATCTGTGCTGCCATCATGAACAAATATAAGGTAGATGCCGTGCCGCATCTGATCTGCGGGGGGTTCACGAAAGAAGAAACTGAAAACGCTTTGATTGACCTGCAATTTCTAGGAATTGATAATGTTTTGGTACTCCGCGGTGACCCCAGACAAACAGAGAAAACCTTCTACCCGACGCCAGGTGGACATGAATATGCGTCAGACCTACTACAACATGTCGTTGATATGAACCATGGCAAGTACCTCCATGAAAACATTGACGTTGCAACTGATCAAAATACATTTTGTATTGGCGTAGCCGGCTATCCTGAAAAACATTTTGAATCACCGAATATGGAAACAGATTTCAGGTATTTAAAAAAGAAAATTGACTTGGGCGCCGACTTTATTGTCACTCAAATGTTTTTCGATAATGAGAAATACAGATGCTTTGTTGAGAAATGCAGAGAATATGAAATCAATGTTCCGATCATTCCTGGTTTAAAACCCATCACAAGTTCAAAACAACTTATATCTTTGCCAAAAACATTTCATCTCGACTTCCCGCTCGAGCTGAGCGAAGCTGTCAGAGCCTGCAAATCTGAGAAAGAGGTGAAAGAGCTCGGAATCGAATGGCTGATTAATCAAAGCAAAGAGCTGATCAAGATGGGGGCACCTGTTTTACATTTCTATACAATGGGAAACCCAGAACCAACAAAACGAGTTGCGGAAGCTGTATTTTAA
- a CDS encoding Ldh family oxidoreductase — protein sequence METKELRRIDEHKLRKFTQDVFLSMGCSQQDAQLAADVLLKADLRGIDSHGVARLIGYVRLWDKGRINPSPQIKIIHETPSTATVDGDAGLGLVVAPHAMNIALEKADKVGSGWVSVKNSNHFGIAGYHALMAIEKDMIGMAMTNASPLVAPTFSKERMLGTNPICYTFPAGKYPPIVVDMATSTAANGKLEVAQRKHLPIPSGWVQTKEGQNSLDAGELKNGGSLLPLGGDREHGSHKGFGLSSAVDIFSAVLSGASYGPWAPPFVAFLEPAKDQPGQGLGHFLGAWRVDGFRPVEDYKQNIDQWIERFKAAERISENQSVIIPGEPENLAEQANRREGIPLVDAVINDLNSLADRFKLQPIRFS from the coding sequence GTGGAAACGAAAGAACTTAGACGAATTGACGAACATAAACTGCGAAAATTTACGCAAGATGTATTCCTATCTATGGGCTGTTCGCAGCAAGATGCCCAGTTAGCGGCAGATGTCCTATTAAAAGCCGACCTGCGAGGGATAGACTCTCATGGTGTAGCGCGACTGATTGGGTACGTCCGGTTATGGGATAAAGGCCGCATAAACCCAAGCCCACAGATCAAGATTATACATGAAACACCAAGTACAGCCACGGTGGATGGAGACGCAGGATTAGGGCTCGTTGTTGCTCCGCACGCTATGAATATCGCTCTGGAAAAGGCTGACAAAGTTGGTTCCGGCTGGGTCTCTGTAAAGAATTCCAATCATTTCGGGATTGCAGGGTACCATGCCCTGATGGCTATCGAAAAGGATATGATCGGCATGGCAATGACCAATGCTAGCCCTCTGGTAGCACCAACGTTTTCAAAGGAACGGATGCTTGGAACCAACCCGATATGCTACACATTCCCAGCAGGTAAATATCCTCCAATTGTTGTCGATATGGCGACATCTACCGCAGCTAACGGAAAGCTGGAAGTAGCTCAACGAAAACATTTACCGATTCCTTCTGGATGGGTACAAACAAAAGAAGGACAAAATTCGCTTGATGCCGGCGAACTAAAAAATGGTGGTTCACTATTACCCCTTGGTGGTGACCGTGAACATGGAAGCCATAAAGGTTTTGGTCTAAGTTCAGCAGTCGATATTTTCTCAGCAGTACTATCTGGCGCCAGCTATGGGCCGTGGGCGCCCCCATTTGTTGCATTCCTTGAACCTGCTAAAGACCAACCCGGACAAGGACTCGGTCATTTTTTAGGAGCTTGGCGTGTTGATGGATTCAGACCGGTTGAAGATTATAAGCAAAATATAGATCAGTGGATTGAACGTTTTAAAGCAGCAGAACGAATCAGCGAAAACCAATCAGTGATTATACCCGGTGAACCGGAAAACCTCGCTGAGCAGGCAAACCGTCGTGAAGGCATTCCACTAGTCGATGCAGTTATTAATGACCTAAATAGTTTGGCAGATCGTTTTAAGCTCCAACCTATTCGATTTTCATAA
- the dapB gene encoding 4-hydroxy-tetrahydrodipicolinate reductase — protein sequence MNIALIGYGKMGQIIERIAHDRDHEVTLIIDENNRESIRVDDFEGVDVAIDFSTPDSVLDNIKLCFDARVPVVVGTTGWYDRIEEIRETCEAGEHSLLYGSNFSVGVNIFFYINKLLAKAIQPFKQYDVQVEEIHHTQKLDAPSGTAITIAEGILENSEVKKSWVNNIVGEEGEVIPKNDQLLIESHRLEDVPGTHTVLYSSEVDQIEFKHTAHSRSGFALGAVIAAEWLQDKTGFFNVKEMFKFDL from the coding sequence ATGAATATTGCTTTAATCGGGTACGGGAAAATGGGGCAGATTATCGAACGGATCGCCCACGATAGGGATCATGAAGTTACCCTTATTATCGATGAAAATAATCGCGAGAGTATTCGTGTCGACGATTTCGAGGGGGTTGACGTGGCTATTGACTTTAGTACGCCTGACTCTGTATTAGATAATATTAAGCTGTGTTTTGACGCTCGGGTGCCAGTCGTTGTTGGGACGACTGGCTGGTATGACCGGATCGAAGAAATACGGGAAACCTGCGAGGCGGGAGAACATTCCTTGCTGTACGGTTCTAATTTTAGTGTTGGCGTTAACATTTTCTTTTATATTAATAAGCTATTAGCAAAGGCGATCCAACCATTCAAGCAATATGATGTGCAGGTTGAAGAGATTCACCATACGCAAAAACTGGATGCTCCAAGCGGTACAGCTATTACGATTGCAGAAGGCATCCTTGAAAACAGTGAGGTGAAAAAGAGTTGGGTAAATAATATTGTTGGTGAAGAAGGAGAAGTAATTCCAAAAAATGATCAGTTGTTGATTGAATCACACCGATTAGAAGATGTACCTGGAACCCATACAGTGCTGTACAGCTCTGAAGTAGACCAAATTGAGTTTAAGCACACTGCTCACAGCAGGTCTGGTTTTGCTTTAGGTGCGGTAATTGCTGCGGAGTGGCTGCAGGATAAAACAGGCTTTTTCAATGTGAAAGAAATGTTTAAATTCGATCTTTAA